A stretch of Porites lutea chromosome 5, jaPorLute2.1, whole genome shotgun sequence DNA encodes these proteins:
- the LOC140938351 gene encoding uncharacterized protein, giving the protein MTVSNKKALTTLDTLNTYRNASENSKAEIPGAAYLSKIESFIEDHYVRGELFFEFCRDACNKQSDASSTLCSWCINNRWVGPVTERIPQPVPDKQNPGHFMDVYETPTTGRAPDDYQLRKCLKDLYEQNAISAGNPNTIAAFCATYSVEEKHVIEYLGHLNDINIRKDIRTREAKEKKRLEEELTYKDYQWGILIENGKVEKLKVRQLDLYLKEHGLTTVGIKLDKIKAIRYHYYRQRSPGNGNELSSSEEESEESDTELDDDEDSEDDLVIADLDEQSTVRMPVLTFVPDDQIAGVTVQANTG; this is encoded by the exons ATgacggtgtccaacaagaaagcCCTTACTACTTTGGACact ttaAATACGTACCGAAATGCTTCAGAAAACAGTAAGGCCGAAATACCCGGTGCGGCATATCTTAgtaaaatagagagttttattgAGGACCACTACGTCCGAGGAGagctcttttttgaattttgtcggGATGCCTGCAATAAGCAAAGCGATGCAAGCTCCACACTCTGTTCCTGGTGTATCAACAACAGATGGGTGGGACCAGTAACAGAAAGAATCCCTCAGCCTGTGCCAGACAAGCAAAATCCCGGGCACTTTATGGATGTGTACGAAACGCCGACAACAGGTCGTGCTCCAGACGATTATCAACTGAGGAAATGTCTGAAGGACTTGTACGAACAAAACGCCATCTCTGCGGGCAATCCAAATACCATCGCTGCTTTCTGTGCAACCTATAGTGTCGAAGAAAAGCATGTCATTGAATACCTAGGCCATCTAAATGATATCAACATCAGGAAGGATATTAGAACAAGAGaggctaaggagaaaaaaaggttagaagaGGAACTAACATACAAGGACTACCAGTGGGGCATACTTATTGAGAATGGCAAAGTTGAAAAGCTGAAGGTGAGACAGCTCGACCTGTACCTTAAGGAACATGGCCTGACCACTGTTGGTATAAAGCTGGACAAGATAAAGGCAATTCGCTACCATTACTATCGACAGAGAAGTCCAGGCAACGGGAATGAGTTGTCCAGCAGTGAGGAAGAGAGTGAAGAATCAGATACGGAGttagatgatgacgaggatagcgaagatgatcttgtcattgctgatctcgatgaacagtcaactgttcgtatgccagttttaacttttgtaccagATGACCAAATAGCTGGAGTTACTGTACAAGCaaacactggatga
- the LOC140938352 gene encoding galanin receptor type 1-like, producing MVSFITLALVKPLASRSTLTKTKLKLIIFGCRFFGFFWNISNFASRTYRADLETCGEHWPGEIFPIVYSFGWSVVAGIAPISLMSYLYSRVVSKLWFEVTPAVPSTSLRKGTLSKKKATIAVITVSIIYTICWVPVCVMYCLIQLSPNLMVLSYQHKVTILMAMFNSSVNPVVYSFTSAQFRQHVKKLFRCKCCRVVPKVDWMRDIRHWSPSSPGQPQ from the exons ATGGTCTCCTTTATTACCCTTGCCT TAGTAAAGCCGCTGGCTAGCCGTTCAACACTCACGAAAACCAAGCTGAAGCTCATTATCTTTGGTTGCCGGTTCTTTGGTTTCTTTTGGAATATTTCTAATTTTGCTAGCAGGACTTACAGGGCGGATCTAGAGACCTGCGGTGAGCACTGGCCTGGTGAGATCTTTCCAATAGTTTACAGTTTTGGGTGGAGTGTAGTGGCAGGAATCGCACCCATCAGTTTAATGAGCTATCTTTACTCAAGAGTGGTTTCCAAGCTGTGGTTTGAGGTAACCCCAGCTGTACCATCAACATCACTG AGAAAAGGCACATTAAGCAAAAAGAAAGCAACTATAGCGGTGATAACGGTTAGCATAATCTACACCATTTGTTGGGTGCCAGTCTGTGTGATGTACTGCTTGATACAATTGTCACCAAACTTGATGGTACTTAGCTACCAACACAAAGTCACCATACTTATGGCCATGTTCAACTCCAGTGTAAATCCAGTGGTTTACAGCTTCACCAGTGCACAGTTTAGACAACATGTCAAAAAACTGTTTAGATGTAAATGCTGTCGCGTTGTTCCCAAAGTCGACTGGATGCGTGACATTAGACACTGGAGCCCCAGTTCCCCAGGTCAACCTCAGTGA